In Bacteroidales bacterium, one DNA window encodes the following:
- a CDS encoding cytosol nonspecific dipeptidase (catalyzes the hydrolysis of Xaa-His dipeptides), which produces MDPVFKGLNPEALWNYFAEICKIPRPSKKEEKIAAYLLQFAASQNLESAIDEVGNILISKKASPGFEKKKTVV; this is translated from the coding sequence ATGGACCCTGTTTTCAAAGGATTAAACCCAGAAGCGCTTTGGAACTATTTTGCTGAAATCTGTAAAATTCCCCGCCCATCGAAAAAAGAAGAAAAAATTGCTGCTTATCTCCTTCAGTTTGCTGCTTCGCAAAATCTTGAATCAGCAATTGATGAAGTTGGCAATATTCTCATCAGCAAGAAAGCAAGCCCTGGGTTCGAGAAAAAGAAAACCGTTGTGC